The Arachis ipaensis cultivar K30076 chromosome B05, Araip1.1, whole genome shotgun sequence nucleotide sequence TGAGATTGTGTCCTGTGCTGACATTCTAGCCATAGCTGCCAGAGATTCAACTGTTCTtgttagtattttatttattttttggcaCTCCCTATATCCATATCTTAATCTAGGATGATTTTAAAGACTTGATTTTACCATACCCTTTTATGTGCAGACTGGTGGACCAAGCTGGGAAGTGCCTCTAGGCAGAAGGGATTCTCTTGATGCAAGTATAAGTGGTTCTAACTACAACATTCCTGCCCCCAACAACACATTTCAAACCATCCTAACTAAATTCAAGCTTAAAGGCCTTGATATTGTTGATCTAGTTGCTTTATCTGGTAAGCCTCTATTCTTGTTTTTTGTGTGTCCATAACATGATTGGTTTATGCTTAAAGCCTCTATTCTCATGCATGCACCAAATTACTACATTTAAGTATCACTCCCATTTAGTTCATTTGGTGGTATTTCATAGCTGCACCAGTGCTCTTGGGTATAAACAGTTGTGTAATTTTTATAGGTAGCCATACTATAGGAGACTCAAGGTGCACCAGCTTCAGGCAAAGACTCTACAACCAAACTGGCAACGGCAAAGCAGACTTCACTCTTGACCAATACTATGCTGCTCAATTGCGCACTCATTGCCCAAGATCCGGCGGAGACCAGAATCTGTTTGTGCTAGACTTTGTCAGCCCAGCAAAATTTGATAACAGCTACTACAAGAACTTACTGACCAAGAGGGGTTTGTTAAGCTCTGATGAAATTCTCTTGACACAGAATACAGTGTCTGCAGGTTTAGTGAAGAAGTATGCTGAAAGTAATGATCTTTTCTTTGAACAATTTGCCAAGTCCATGGTTAAGATGGGGAACATTACTCCCTTAACAGGCTCAAGGGGTGAGATCAGAAAGAACTGCAGAAGGGTTAATGCTTAATCAAGTCACAAAATTGTCATGTTGGCAGATCTCATGATTGTACCTATGTTTTAATTTATTGTTCCTTGTTTATCAACATTTAATTCTTCTACATGATGAGTTTTGGCCGTGTGTCATGAACATTAAGTGGGGTGTTTTATAGcattgttaatttgttatttttatgtttggtgaaATGAGTATTCCAATAACTTAATAAAGAAATATTATATCCACACTCAGCTTCTTTATATATGAACATTAACTCTCTCTTTATCCTTCATGATTTAATGAGTGAATATTACACAAAAATTCTTGCTGTTTCATACAAGTCAGTATAACAGATGAGAAATGAGAGAAATCATAACTTGCATTAAATTAATGCAGAAGTTGACATGTATAAATGCATTAATAGCGGGAAAGTTGGTTAATGGAGAGTAAGGACTAACTTATCCCATACTAATTCTGAACTAATCAACTCTAACAATTCTAACAGAATTCTAACTTACTAAATGAGTCATACAAATGTGTAATAGTCCGAGACTCAGATCGTTAAAACTTTAAAGTTGCAATAAATCTTGACCTTTTGCATAAAAAATGGATTTCCTTTTGAGAGATAGATGACTCATTAATGTTCAATGGCAAATGAAATGTACCTGCTAGATCCTGAAAATGTTTCCATGCCTTGGATGAAGGTTTGTGCTTACTCTTCAACATTGTGCTGATTGTCAATCTGTAATATAAAATGCAGCAATCAAAGTGAGCTTCCTAAATCCTTTACACCAATGCATAAATGTATTTTATATATCAAACTTCAAATAGAAGCATCGGTGAACGAATCAGCATACCAACTGCCAAAATGTCCATGGAAGATTCAATTGCTGGAGTAACATACTTGAACTCCGGCACATCATTAGTTCGAAGTCTATGTTCAAATTCGACCGACATTcctataatttttattttcttgagAGAAGTGAGAGTCTTGAGTCCTTCTGGAATCGTTCTCAGCTTCTCACAGCCATCAATAAGCATGTGCTCAAGCCTAGGAAGTGCTCTTTCCTCAACAGTCCATTCTTCCAATTCTTTCAACTGAATAAGCCGCAAAATATTCAATTGCGAAAACCCTTCAGCATTGAAGCTCAGTTCCTGCACATTGTATGCACCTTTGCCCAATATGAGCATCTTGAGTTTAGGCAACCGCTCGAGTTTGGCAATTGACTCCTTCTGCAGGTGGGAGTTATGCAGAGTTAGTTTCAAAAGATTTGGAGGGAATTCATGTGGATCGGGCAGCTTCCTGATCTTTCCAATCAAAGAGAGCTTCTCAAGATGAATGCACTGAGACAGCTGCCTAAACATTGGAAATTCATCCTCTTCGGATTGAAGTGAAAGAGTTAGCGAATGAAGGTTGCGAAAACCTTGCACGGTGGAAAGCACAGAATTCACCATTTTTCCTGATAATTCATATATCCCCAGCTGCCTGAGATTGCTCATTTTGGCTAGAGCGCCGTCTTCTATCCACTTACCAGCATCAATGTAGGGTAGGCTTTGCAGATTTGTTAATGTATCCAATCTTAAATGTCCACTGTCTGGAGAGTCAAATGGAGTATACAGCAGCAAATGTCTCAAGTTCACCATCTTCCAAATTATATTTGGTATTCTCTTGAGAAAACAGCAATACCTCAAATCAAGTGTCTGCAGGTTTTTCAAGTTTCCAAGGGAAGGTGGCAGTTTTCCTTCTAGATTAGTCTTTCTCAATCCTAGGTACCTTAGCTGAACCAGGTCCCCTATTGTGCTTGGCAGGCTAACAACCCGAACACCGTCTAATTCCAGCACCCTGAGTAGCTTGAATTTCCTGTAGATGAAATTCAATTTCTGTTCTTGGAGGAAATTCCAGTGGAACCAGATTCTCCCCACTATATCATTATACTCTCTGTTGAAGAACAGCAGGGACCGCGAATGATGAGCACCGTGTTTTAAGAAGTCATACCGGTCGTCACAAGAATGTATAGAAAGGCGCCGGGATCTGGTTGGCTGCTGAGAGTGAGATTGAGAAGTGGTGGACGAGGGTGCCATGTTGCCATGAAATATTTTGAGAAAATATTCCTCTTTTCCTTTGGAGAGTGAAAGGTCTCTGAGAAGATCATGGATGCGAATTGTTTTAACTCTGCCTAAGGAGCTCACTGCTCCCACTTGAATCATGCACCTTCCAATCAACTCATTCAAGTATCTGTGAGCAACACCTTCCGGCGTCTCTTGGCCTTCCTGCGGTAGAAAGCCTTCGGCAACCCACAATCTGAGCAGTTTCTTTGTCTGAATGTTGAGACCCTCCGGGAAAAGGCCTAAATAGAGAAAGCAGGACTTCAAATGGGAGGGTAAATCATTGTAGCTGAGTTCCAGAATCCTTGCTATCCTCTCCTGCTCTTGCAGCAAGTGCCAGCTGATATTCCTCAGCACTTGATCCCACTCCACACTTGACTTGTGCTTCCTTGACAGCAATCCTCCAATCACAACCAGAGCCAAGGGCAGACCCTCACACTTCACCACAATCTCCCTTGCAAGGCTCTCCAACTCCGGAGGGATGAAGACCTTGTTGCATAGCAAACTGTAGCTCTCATCTTCTGTCAGTGTCCTCAGATGATGAGGACTGCTAGTCGCATCGGCATGCAAAGCAACTTCCCATTTCCGAGTTGTCAGCAATATCTTACTCCCCATCTTCCTCCTTGGAAATGCAGACTTCAAGCCGTCCCAAACCTCCATTCCCCAAATGTCATCAAGAACCACCATGTACCTCTTCTCATCCAACACACTGTGAAGCTTGTTCACCAATTCTTCCTCCGGCAACCTCTCCAACCTGTCAGCCTCATCTCTGCTTGAAGCATCCACATCCCTCAGAATCGCTTGCAGAACATCCCTTCTTCTGTACTCCTTCGACACATACACCCATGCTTTGCACTCAAAGTGGTTCACCACGCTTCTGTGATTGTAAAGCTTCTTGGCTAAGGTGGTTTTTCCCAAACCCCCCATGCCAACTATGGAAACTACATGGTTCCTTGGCTCCACGGCAAGAAGCTGAGACAGCAGCAGCTCAATGTCATCTTCAAGTTCAATAACATACTCTTCTTCCGAGTAAGGCGATGGCTGCCTCCAGTGCCTCAAACTCTCAATACTAGTGAGGTTAATATCCTCGCGCGATTCGCCTCGGACGCCATAAGCTTCGCGCCTGGCGGAGACGTCCTTGATCTTGGACATGATCCTGTCAATTCTCCTTGCAAGCTTGTACATGTGGAGGGGTCTTAGAAGCTTGTCCAGATGGCGGGTGTGCATGGCTGCCTTGTACATGTAGGTGTCAATGAGCTCCTCGGCTTCGAAGGCCAAGTCCCTGATTTCAGAGACCCAGATGCGAACACGCTCGTTGCTTTGCTTAGCGTCTGCGTCCTTGAGGAAGCCCTGCATCCATGCCAGTTCGTTCTTGAGCTTCCCTACTTGCTCCCTCACCCCCTCTGGGCATTCCACCTCTGAAACTGCCTCCGCTGCTTGCTGGACCAGCAGTTCTGCTAGCTTTTCAACTACAATTGTAACCGCAACCTCCGCCATACCTAATCCAAGATGAGGGATGAGGATGGAGCTTGTGCTTGTGGAACTATGGGAAGCTTCCTCCAATCAATACTTGGTTGATGTTTCTGTTTGACCAAACCTTTCTTTTTTGTAACTACTTGGTATCTTCATTTCCCGTAATATACTTGCAAATCAAGTATGAACAGTTTGGTTTGAGTTGAATTGCTCTTACTTCACATTAATTTACcccgttttggtgtttggataagGAGACTGACTTTGAGGGGTTAGGTAGGCCCAGTATCTACGACTTTCGAATGCAATAGATTTTGCCAGTACTAAAGTTGTAGCAATGCGTAAACTACTGCTTTACTAAATTTATCATTGTAGAATCAAAGATAAATTAATACAAGCCTAGATTTCTATATTCATCTCTCTTTGACTTATAAGAGTTTAAATTCTTTTACATCccgtatttttctttgttttattctCATTTGTACTTAATTGACTCCATCCTTAAGCAGGCATGGATACATAGAAATTATtacattataaattataaaaatagctGTGTAACAGGCCAGAACCATATGTAACAGGCTAGAACCATATGAACAGTCTTGGCACTCAATTTTATTTGTATTCATTCTAACTTTCTAAGTTTATAACAGAAGATTTTAATGATTATTCTTTTCGTTTTAATAACTAACGGTTATAATATCAGTTCTATTCAtaaaagatatttatttttatattttaagaaaaatattcatagaataaattttataaattctATTTCATGTGTTTAATATTCTATATTCAAAGTAGACATTTTAGTCCCTAACAAAATTTAATTACACAATTAGTTTCCAACTTTTCTGACGTCCGTCACTTTAGTCCTTTTTGTCACCTCTCCATCACAAACTAACAGAACAATCTGACGTGTCACGTGAAGTTGGTGACTCAGCCGTTAAGTGCAACGTGAGATTAGGATAAATAGGTTCCATTCTGAATGATGCTAAACGCCACGTTTTGGGACTAGGGCATGATGTTGTGTTGTCGTTTCATTAGCTGAGTAGATGTAAAGGTCCTTTTTTGTCTTCCCTCCCCCAAAACGAATTTACANGAAAAAGCCATCACCACATCAACTGCTAATCCTCAGATGACCTCCACTGACATTGTTGAATTAAGGCTTTGTACGAGACGGAGTTATTGTAAAAGAAGGTTCTGTCGGTTTATCGGTCGCCACTGGTCGAAGTTAGTATATCTCTTCTCTATTATGATGTGGATGGTATAGTTGTTCATTGTTGCACTTGTTCGAAGGTGTGTACCTCATGTAGCTGTTTATAGTAGTAGAAATTAGTTGCTGAAAAAAGTGTTTTTAGGTTTTCATTACTATGAAAATTAGTTCCTCATAAATTGTGTAATGCATGCATATATGAGCTTAACATTACAAAGATTCAATAGTTTGTGGTAAATACACTTTATGCATGGATTAATATGgttatcataaataaaaaaatcaaagttTGAGCAGTTAGTGTTTAGTATGTAATTGATCTGTATAAGTTTGTATTTTGACTTTgacattttattttatatttatgaatgTCAGATGACTGATTGGATTATCCCTGTCTTTTAATATGGGGAGAGTTTTGTCAAAGATAACAGGAGTGAACTTCTTTACATTAATGGGAATGTAAAGAGATTTTTTCCGTTAGATCTTAACCTAgtgaattattttgatttgaagaAAATATTTAAAGAGCTTGGCTACCATACATACAAGAAGATGTATTGGTATGATCCAACAATTCCTAGTTATGAAGCAGGCCTACATCCTATATATGGAGACAAAGAAATTAGAGAGATGTGTGACAAGAAGAAGGAGGATAGAAAGATAGATGAATTGTGCCTGTTCTTTGATCATTCAATTATAAAAGATGCTAATTTTGAGGAAGAAGATGACATGAATTTGGGTCAGGGAGATGCTGTTAAAGATAACATGAATCAGGAAGACAATGATAAGGACAATGAAGCTGATGTCTTTTCTAATGAACCAATTTCTGACAATGATAGCTATGAAAGTGCTGAAGACGAGGCGTATAAACCCCCACCTTCAGGCTTTGAGGATGACACCGATGATAGCTATGATAGCTATGAAGATGAAAGactcatgaagaaaacaaagagaaaaagtgGCAAAATAGATAAGAAAGGTAAGAAAAAAAGCTGTTGAAAAAAAAGGATAATATAAGAAACAAAGTTGGGCTTAAACACTTTGGTGATGTTCAACTCCATTTGAACATGGAGTTTGCCACACTTGATCAATTCAACCATGCCTTAAAGGATTATACTATTGCTGAAGGGGGGAGAATTTTTTATGTCAAAAATGATAAGAGAAGAGTTAGATTTAAGTGTGCAAGTGGAAAAAATAAAGGCTATGATTGTAAAGGCAAAGTTTAAGGCTAAGTGTAAGACTAAAAGGATAAGAACAGGTGAGAACTGATAAAAAATTGTTCCAGTAATATGACCGTTTAAGGATAAGAACAGGTGAGAACCGGTAGAAAATCGGTTCAACTGACCCGTTCTAGAGAAAATTCCAAAATTGTTAAAAATGTGACTTGAACTTAGATCCTCCTTATTATTGCATGCTCTTNNNNNNNNNNNNNNNNNNNNNNNNNNNNNNNNNNNNNNNNNNNNNNNNNNNNNNNNNNNNNNNNNNNNNNNNNNNNNNNNNNNNNNNNNNNNNNNNNNNNNNNNNNNNNNNNNNNNNNNNNNNNNNNNNNNNNNNNNNNNNNNNNNNNNNNNNNNNNNNNNNNNNNNNNNNNNNNNNNNNNNNNNNNNNNNNNNNNNNNNNNNNNNNNNNNNNNNNNNNNNNNNNNNNNNNNNNNNNNNNNNNNN carries:
- the LOC107642910 gene encoding disease resistance RPP8-like protein 3, producing MAEVAVTIVVEKLAELLVQQAAEAVSEVECPEGVREQVGKLKNELAWMQGFLKDADAKQSNERVRIWVSEIRDLAFEAEELIDTYMYKAAMHTRHLDKLLRPLHMYKLARRIDRIMSKIKDVSARREAYGVRGESREDINLTSIESLRHWRQPSPYSEEEYVIELEDDIELLLSQLLAVEPRNHVVSIVGMGGLGKTTLAKKLYNHRSVVNHFECKAWVYVSKEYRRRDVLQAILRDVDASSRDEADRLERLPEEELVNKLHSVLDEKRYMVVLDDIWGMEVWDGLKSAFPRRKMGSKILLTTRKWEVALHADATSSPHHLRTLTEDESYSLLCNKVFIPPELESLAREIVVKCEGLPLALVVIGGLLSRKHKSSVEWDQVLRNISWHLLQEQERIARILELSYNDLPSHLKSCFLYLGLFPEGLNIQTKKLLRLWVAEGFLPQEGQETPEGVAHRYLNELIGRCMIQVGAVSSLGRVKTIRIHDLLRDLSLSKGKEEYFLKIFHGNMAPSSTTSQSHSQQPTRSRRLSIHSCDDRYDFLKHGAHHSRSLLFFNREYNDIVGRIWFHWNFLQEQKLNFIYRKFKLLRVLELDGVRVVSLPSTIGDLVQLRYLGLRKTNLEGKLPPSLGNLKNLQTLDLRYCCFLKRIPNIIWKMVNLRHLLLYTPFDSPDSGHLRLDTLTNLQSLPYIDAGKWIEDGALAKMSNLRQLGIYELSGKMVNSVLSTVQGFRNLHSLTLSLQSEEDEFPMFRQLSQCIHLEKLSLIGKIRKLPDPHEFPPNLLKLTLHNSHLQKESIAKLERLPKLKMLILGKGAYNVQELSFNAEGFSQLNILRLIQLKELEEWTVEERALPRLEHMLIDGCEKLRTIPEGLKTLTSLKKIKIIGMSVEFEHRLRTNDVPEFKYVTPAIESSMDILAVGMLIRSPMLLFEV
- the LOC107642912 gene encoding peroxidase 72, producing the protein MRGTSMANSVNFLLLLSLLAFAPFCHCDKKVGGYLYPQYYDKSCPRAQEIVKSIVAKAVAKETRMAASLLRLHFHDCFVKGCDGSVLLDSSGTIISEKRSNPNRNSARGFEVIDEIKSALEKECPEIVSCADILAIAARDSTVLTGGPSWEVPLGRRDSLDASISGSNYNIPAPNNTFQTILTKFKLKGLDIVDLVALSGSHTIGDSRCTSFRQRLYNQTGNGKADFTLDQYYAAQLRTHCPRSGGDQNLFVLDFVSPAKFDNSYYKNLLTKRGLLSSDEILLTQNTVSAGLVKKYAESNDLFFEQFAKSMVKMGNITPLTGSRGEIRKNCRRVNA